One Candidatus Poribacteria bacterium genomic window carries:
- a CDS encoding cupin domain-containing protein, with protein sequence MAKITMFKGYQGEPPIPKPAHQVQANVVTVQDGVPVKYSGCDGIGVRVVHPANPNAPAQNLGLVVFFVPPHVVLEPGSHHTEECYVILKGKGVMTLAGEKVPVEAGTFIHLPPWCEHGIENTGDESMEVLICTSPPNP encoded by the coding sequence ATGGCAAAAATTACGATGTTTAAAGGGTATCAAGGGGAACCTCCTATTCCGAAACCCGCACATCAGGTGCAAGCGAATGTTGTCACCGTTCAGGACGGGGTGCCTGTAAAGTATTCCGGCTGCGATGGGATCGGTGTCCGGGTCGTTCATCCTGCTAATCCGAACGCACCCGCACAAAACTTGGGATTAGTCGTGTTTTTTGTGCCGCCGCACGTCGTTCTGGAACCCGGAAGCCACCATACCGAGGAATGCTACGTGATTCTAAAAGGAAAAGGTGTGATGACGCTCGCTGGTGAAAAGGTCCCCGTTGAAGCAGGAACATTCATTCATCTCCCACCGTGGTGTGAGCACGGCATCGAAAATACAGGCGATGAGTCTATGGAGGTCCTGATATGTACATCCCCACCGAACCCATAA
- a CDS encoding ATP-binding cassette domain-containing protein, protein MRGIIPKSSSVRKEFLRKRPSCGPPASDEQANDELTTIEEMPEEVEDRAQALLANGEEIKVAVSTDLRFDGNYGKDWVIATNKRLIAFNQNGAPEHQLREIPLASVEAVEIVEMYGNNILKIRTSEDAAEVARYSRKVSPKFELATPELETLVQEANPDVEHEKQHRPQGWGKNKNKCETCGQPLPRWSGVCVHCVEKRKLIFRLIKYSSPFWHVAVPALALMMIIRLVSLFPAVLSREMVDNILVPASAAINGATLTETGEPVAAPTWGHLSGIVESISGWLTLPVAGSWGHLLTIVLLMVSFNVFTMGASAVRGYMMAWVGQNITRRLRNETYEHLNALSLDFYNQRDTGNLMSRITQDVGRLRDFIANGLQDLIGDSLTLIYICIIMFLTNWKLAAWTLIPVPCLIFFTIFFGKKMGKVFSVLWKRYADISTILASTIPGVRVVKAFARERYEVNRFSEKTYQVFDGEMHAAKLWTLYRPIMEFIIFSGSILIWLVGGSQIFQGELSLGDLFMFQALMGRFFRPVYTLCQMNERFIRAATSADRVFEIIDTPPSVAEKEDAVTIDNIKGEVEFKDVYFSYDAEKNAINGVSFRAEAGEMIGLVGHSGAGKSTVINLITRFYDPSEGSIEIDGHDTRDIKLKALRQQVGVVLQDPFLFQGTIAENIGYSKPGASRHEIIAAAKAANAHEFIIKFPDGYDTMVGERGARVSGGERQRISIARAILKNPRILILDEATSSVDTETESNIQEALERLVRGRTVFAIAHRLSTLKYADRLVVLKDGKVDEIGTHEELLAKDGTYAGLCEKQTELSKIRAL, encoded by the coding sequence ATGCGCGGGATAATCCCGAAGTCGTCCAGTGTGAGGAAGGAATTTCTACGGAAACGTCCTTCCTGTGGACCACCTGCATCTGATGAACAAGCCAACGACGAGTTAACAACGATAGAAGAGATGCCCGAGGAAGTAGAGGATCGGGCGCAGGCACTACTCGCAAACGGAGAAGAAATCAAAGTCGCTGTCTCAACCGATCTACGGTTCGATGGCAACTACGGCAAAGATTGGGTAATTGCTACTAATAAACGACTCATCGCCTTTAACCAGAACGGTGCGCCGGAACATCAACTTCGTGAGATTCCACTGGCATCTGTTGAGGCTGTTGAGATCGTCGAGATGTATGGTAACAATATCCTCAAGATCAGAACATCCGAGGATGCCGCGGAAGTTGCACGCTACTCACGCAAGGTCTCACCAAAGTTTGAGTTGGCAACGCCTGAATTAGAGACCTTGGTTCAGGAAGCGAACCCGGATGTAGAACATGAAAAACAACACCGTCCGCAAGGCTGGGGCAAAAATAAAAACAAATGTGAAACATGCGGACAGCCGCTGCCACGTTGGTCCGGTGTTTGTGTTCATTGCGTTGAAAAGCGAAAACTCATCTTCCGACTGATCAAGTATTCGTCCCCGTTCTGGCATGTCGCGGTGCCAGCACTTGCCTTGATGATGATCATCCGCCTCGTTTCGCTTTTCCCGGCAGTGCTGAGCCGGGAGATGGTCGATAATATCCTTGTTCCCGCCAGTGCGGCTATAAACGGTGCGACTTTAACGGAGACCGGTGAGCCAGTCGCCGCACCGACCTGGGGACACCTCAGCGGCATCGTCGAAAGTATCTCAGGGTGGTTAACGCTGCCTGTTGCGGGAAGTTGGGGACACCTCCTCACCATTGTCCTCTTAATGGTAAGTTTCAACGTCTTCACGATGGGGGCTTCCGCTGTGCGAGGCTACATGATGGCGTGGGTAGGTCAAAATATTACACGCCGACTTCGGAACGAAACTTATGAACATCTCAACGCACTCTCGTTAGATTTTTACAATCAGCGGGATACCGGTAACCTCATGTCGAGAATCACACAGGATGTGGGGAGGCTCCGGGATTTCATCGCAAACGGGTTACAGGACTTAATCGGCGATTCCCTGACACTGATCTACATTTGCATCATTATGTTTCTCACCAACTGGAAGTTGGCGGCTTGGACACTGATTCCGGTTCCCTGCCTCATTTTCTTCACCATCTTCTTTGGAAAAAAGATGGGTAAAGTTTTTTCCGTGTTGTGGAAACGGTATGCCGATATTAGCACGATACTGGCAAGCACCATCCCGGGGGTTCGGGTTGTCAAAGCCTTCGCACGCGAACGCTATGAAGTAAACCGATTCAGTGAAAAGACCTATCAGGTGTTCGATGGTGAAATGCATGCGGCGAAGTTGTGGACACTCTATCGCCCGATCATGGAATTCATCATTTTCTCCGGCTCTATCCTGATATGGTTGGTTGGCGGTTCGCAGATTTTTCAAGGCGAATTATCCCTCGGTGATCTCTTTATGTTCCAGGCGTTGATGGGACGGTTTTTCAGACCCGTTTACACGCTCTGCCAGATGAATGAACGCTTCATCCGGGCCGCAACTTCTGCGGATCGAGTGTTTGAAATCATAGACACCCCCCCAAGTGTCGCGGAAAAAGAAGATGCCGTTACGATTGACAACATCAAAGGCGAGGTCGAATTCAAGGATGTCTATTTCTCTTACGATGCGGAAAAAAATGCTATCAATGGTGTCAGTTTCCGCGCAGAAGCCGGTGAAATGATTGGGCTTGTCGGACATAGTGGGGCGGGAAAAAGCACGGTTATTAACTTGATTACCCGTTTCTACGATCCGAGCGAGGGTTCAATAGAGATTGATGGACACGACACCCGTGATATTAAACTCAAAGCATTACGGCAACAGGTAGGTGTGGTGTTGCAGGATCCCTTCCTGTTCCAAGGCACAATCGCCGAAAATATTGGGTATTCAAAACCGGGTGCGTCTCGGCATGAAATTATCGCTGCAGCGAAAGCCGCAAACGCCCACGAGTTTATCATCAAATTCCCCGATGGTTACGATACAATGGTCGGTGAACGGGGGGCTCGCGTGTCCGGCGGTGAACGGCAACGGATTTCTATCGCTCGCGCAATCCTGAAAAATCCGAGAATTCTCATCTTAGACGAAGCGACATCCTCTGTGGATACAGAGACTGAATCGAATATTCAGGAAGCATTGGAACGGCTTGTCCGCGGTCGGACGGTGTTCGCTATTGCACACCGACTCTCTACGCTCAAATATGCCGACCGATTGGTTGTGCTGAAAGACGGGAAAGTCGATGAAATCGGCACGCATGAAGAACTTCTTGCCAAAGACGGGACTTATGCAGGTTTGTGTGAAAAGCAGACAGAATTGTCAAAGATTCGTGCCTTATAG
- a CDS encoding DUF1854 domain-containing protein encodes MQEAVKITDEVEFLDASNVRLTRNSFEELTVELPDGTSHTNVEAIRSFPLTDSNKYITLLDSEGAEIGIIQDIKQLPRESVEILVSELQKRYFMPKITKIHELDGQFGVTRWVVETNRGPVTFGMRTRYDVVSLENGRVLIKDADGNRYEIENYHHLDPASLALLETQL; translated from the coding sequence ATGCAGGAAGCCGTGAAGATTACCGATGAGGTAGAATTCCTTGATGCCTCTAATGTTAGACTTACGCGAAATTCGTTTGAAGAACTCACAGTTGAACTGCCAGACGGCACCAGTCACACAAACGTTGAAGCCATCCGATCCTTTCCGCTTACCGATTCTAACAAATATATCACACTCCTCGATAGCGAAGGAGCGGAAATCGGTATCATTCAGGACATCAAACAGCTGCCTCGCGAATCAGTGGAAATCCTCGTGTCCGAGTTGCAAAAACGGTATTTTATGCCGAAGATTACCAAGATCCACGAACTCGATGGTCAGTTCGGTGTTACACGGTGGGTCGTAGAAACCAACCGCGGTCCCGTCACGTTCGGCATGCGCACCCGATATGATGTCGTCAGTCTTGAAAATGGACGGGTGCTTATTAAAGATGCCGACGGCAATCGTTACGAGATTGAGAATTACCACCATTTGGATCCCGCAAGTCTCGCCCTCCTTGAAACGCAATTGTAG
- a CDS encoding mandelate racemase, whose amino-acid sequence MENVRIERIEWARLTGERPRKAGCNSRLDEHGLHVRPPIARLTTTEGASGFGWSRISREKAQTIVGFQLSDAFDAENGVTEEFRMLEYPLWDLVGQLAQKPVYAMLSGENGEFRSPCYDTSLYIDDLHLDDNAEAAALIASEALEGKARGHNAYKIKVGRGAMHMPLDKGTQRDIDVIRAVREAVGPDASILIDANNGYNLNLTKQVLGGAADANVYWMEEAFHEDARVYSLLREWLNAEGLETRIADGEGSASPNLVDWAKDGLIDIVQYDIFSPGFSRWLELGPELDAAGVGTAPHHYGGHYGNYVTGHLSAKVERFEFVEWDHATTPGLDDAGYSISNGYVNIPQSPGFGLNLEEAPYQKAKEENGFQVRV is encoded by the coding sequence GTGGAGAACGTAAGAATCGAACGGATTGAATGGGCACGCTTGACAGGCGAACGTCCTCGTAAAGCAGGTTGCAATTCACGTCTGGATGAACACGGGTTGCATGTCCGCCCCCCTATCGCGCGTCTAACGACAACAGAGGGTGCCAGCGGCTTCGGATGGTCCCGAATTTCCCGTGAAAAAGCGCAAACTATCGTCGGATTTCAGCTCAGCGACGCATTCGACGCAGAAAACGGGGTCACCGAAGAATTCAGGATGTTGGAGTATCCGCTCTGGGATCTCGTGGGACAATTGGCGCAAAAACCCGTCTACGCCATGCTTTCTGGAGAAAACGGGGAGTTTCGCTCCCCATGTTACGATACCTCGCTTTATATTGATGATTTGCACCTTGACGATAATGCCGAAGCCGCGGCACTCATTGCCTCTGAGGCGTTAGAAGGGAAGGCGCGCGGGCATAACGCTTACAAAATCAAAGTAGGGCGCGGGGCGATGCACATGCCACTCGACAAAGGGACGCAACGCGATATTGATGTCATCCGCGCCGTCCGAGAGGCTGTCGGACCCGATGCTTCGATTTTGATAGATGCAAACAACGGCTACAATCTTAATCTCACCAAACAGGTGCTCGGCGGCGCGGCGGATGCAAACGTCTATTGGATGGAGGAGGCATTCCACGAGGATGCCCGTGTCTATAGCCTCTTGAGAGAATGGCTAAACGCCGAAGGTTTAGAAACCCGTATTGCTGACGGCGAAGGTAGTGCCTCACCGAATTTGGTAGACTGGGCAAAAGACGGACTCATCGATATTGTCCAATACGATATCTTCTCTCCCGGCTTCTCACGCTGGCTTGAGTTGGGACCCGAATTGGATGCAGCTGGCGTTGGCACGGCACCCCATCACTACGGCGGGCACTACGGTAATTATGTCACCGGTCATCTATCAGCAAAGGTGGAACGATTTGAATTCGTCGAATGGGACCATGCGACTACCCCGGGTTTAGATGACGCCGGGTATTCCATATCAAACGGCTATGTGAACATCCCACAAAGTCCCGGTTTCGGGTTGAATCTGGAGGAAGCACCCTACCAAAAAGCGAAGGAAGAAAACGGGTTCCAGGTTCGTGTGTAG